Genomic window (Ureibacillus composti):
TAGAGGATCGTTATGCTCCGAAGTTAACAGATTTTTTAGACCCCAGACAAAGATTTATCGTAAACTCAGTTATTGGTCAAAATGAAGATTTAGTTATACATAGTGAAGGTATTTTTGGAGAAGCTGAAAGAGAACGAATTTTAATTTGCCCATCTTATTTTGAACCTCAAAAAGAAGACTTTCAAATTACCATTTTTGAAATTCAATATCCATCGAAGTTTGTGCAAATAAAGCATCCCGACGTACTTGGTGCATTACTATCAATCGGAATGGATCGAACGAAATTTGGTGATATTCGAATTGAAGATGAGTTAATTCAATTTGCGGTTGCTACAGAAGTTGCAGATTATATACAGACAAATTTAACGAGCATCGGTAAAGCAAAAGTCAGATTAGAGCAAGTTGATAGCCAGAAAAAACTCATCCAAACAACTGACATATGGAATGATAAAAATTATACAGCCTCATCTATGAGGTTAGACGTTATATTGGGAACGGTATTAAATATGTCTCGTCAAAAGTCCCAAGCTCTTATAAAGGCTGGCAAAGTTAAGGTGAATTGGACAGTTCGTGAATCAACTTCCTTTGAGTTACAAGAAGGTGACATAATATCTGCGAGAGGTTTTGGTAGAATGAAAGTACTGATGATTGAGGGGAGAACAAAGAAAGATAAGATTCGACTTCAAGTAGGTCATTTAGAGCAAAAATAACATTTGTTAACGAAAATTTGCGAAAATTTGATGTCAATAACTTGCTAGAGCTGTATAATAGAGGTAAATATAATCGAAAATAAGGAGTGTTATGTCGTATGCCACTATCCCCTCTCGATATACATAATAAAGAGTTTACTCGTGGATTCCGCGGATATGCTGAAGATGAGGTAAATGAATTTTTAGTTCAAATTATTAAAGATTACGAGATTATTCTCCGAGAAAAGAAAGAGTTAGAAGAAAAACTTAAAATAATGACAGAGCAAATGAGCCACTATGACTCATTAAGAGATACACTTGAAAAATCAATTATGGTTGCACAAGAAGCAGCTGAAGACGTAAAACGTAATTCTCAAAAAGAAGCGAAATTGATTATGAAAGAAGCAGAAAAAAATGCTGACCGTATCGTTAATGAAGCACTCAGCAAAGCTCGTAAAATTGCTATTGAAATTGATGAGTTAAAGAAACAATCGAAAGTTTTCCGTAATCGATTCAAAATGTTAGTAGAAGCCCAATTGGATTTATTAAATACAAATGACTGGGATCAATTAATGGAATATGATATAGGGCTAACAGAAATTCAAGAACACGCAAGACGTGATGATGAACAAGAATTGACTGAAGAAGAATTAAAAAATTTATTATAGGTCAATAATACTTGACGTAATTCCTTCATTTCCATATACTGATACACGAGTATATTATCCAAAACTAGGGATAAAACCCCTTCTTTTATAAAACCTTTGGCAAGTTATGAGATTTTGTAGAGGAGTTCTTGTATGAGTACAAGAAAAACTCCAAACGTAAAACATAGCCAAGGTGATATGACTTCTATATGTATAAAGTGATAACGGAGACAGTACTTATTGTGCGTGGACACTAGCGATTCGAGGATGGTGAAAGCTCGAACGAAGCAACCAATAAAGGAAAATCACTCCTGAGCTAAATCACTGAAAGTTAGTAAGTGATTTCGTATTACACAACGTTATTGTGTCTAAGAGGCGGCCAATTTGGCATGCAAATTAGGGTGGTACCACGAGTTTCGCATCTCGTCCCTTGTTAGGGATGAGGTGCTTTTTTATTTTCCAAATTTCAATTTATGTTTTGCACAAAATCTGATTCATATATGTGATTCCTTGGAAAATAGTATGATTATTTGTTTAATTGTTAGTTAAACAAGAATACTGATTTAGATAATGAAGTAAAAAAATTAAGAAAAACTATTAGGAGGTTTCTAAATGGTAGAGTATAAAGATACATTATCGATGCCAAAAACAGATTTCCCAATGCGTGGAAATCTACCAGCAAACGAACCAAAAATTCAAGAAAAATGGAATGAAATGGATATTAATGCGCTAGTAAACGAGCGTACAAAAGATCGCCCAGTATTTGTACTGCATGATGGACCTCCATATGCAAATGGGGATATCCACATTGGTCACGCACTTAACAAAGTAATCAAAGATATGATTAACCGTCATCGTTCAATGACAGGTTACCATGTACCATATGTTCCAGGATGGGATACACATGGACTACCAATCGAGCAAGCTTTAACAAATAAAGGCGTTAAACGTAAAGAGTTAACGATTGCCGAATTCCGTGAACTTTGTGAAAAATATGCCTATGAACAAATTGAAAACCAAAAAACACAATTTAGACGTCTTGGAGTTCGTGGTGATTGGGAGAATCCTTATATCACATTAAAACCAGAATTTGAATCACGCCAAATTGAAGTATTCGGTAAAATGGCTGAAAAAGGGTATATCTATAAAGGGTTAAAACCTGTTTATTGGTCACCATCATCAGAATCAGCTTTAGCAGAAGCTGAAATTGAATATAAAGATGTTAAATCTCCATCTATTTATGTAAGTTTCGCTATTAAAGATGCAAAAGGCGTTGTTCCGGAAGATGCGAAATTCATTATTTGGACGACAACACCTTGGACGATTCCAGCAAACTTAGGGATCACTTTAAATGCCGAAATTACTTATGTAGTTGTTGCAGTAAATGATAATAAATTTATTATCGCAAAAGATTTACTAGAAACTGTTTCTCAAGCACTTGAATGGGAAAATGCAGAAGTTGTGCAAGAAGTAAAAGGTCAAGAACTTGAATATGTAGTGGCAAAACATCCAATTTATGACCGTGATTCTTTAATCATGGTTGGTGAGCACGTTACAACAGATGCTGGTACTGGTTGTGTTCATACAGCTCCAGGTCACGGGGAAGATGACTTTAATGTTAGTAAAAAATATGGTCTACCAGTACTAAGTCCTGTTAATGACCAAGGTTGCTATACTAGCGAGGCTCCAGGGTTTGAAGGTCTATTCTACGATGATGCTAATAAAGTAATTACTGAAAAATTAAAAGAAGTGGGCGCTTTAGAGAAATTATCATTCTTTACTCACTCATATCCACATGACTGGCGTACGAAAAAACCAGTTATTTATCGTGCTACACCACAATGGTTCTGTTCAGTAGAAGCATTCCGTGGAGAGCTATTAGAAGCAGTTCAAAGTACAACATTCACACCTGCATGGGGTGAAACACGTCTTTACAACATGATTCGTGATCGTGGTGACTGGTGTATTTCTCGTCAACGTGCATGGGGTGTACCAATTCCGGTGTTTTATGCTGAAAACGGCGAAGAGATTATTACACCTGAAACAATTGCTCATGTTTCACAATTATTCCGTGAACATGGCTCAAACATTTGGTTCCAACGTGAAGCAAAAGAATTATTACCAGAAGGCTTTACACATCCAGGTAGTCCAAATGGTAAATTCTCAAAAGAAAACGATATTATGGACGTTTGGTTCGATTCAGGTTCTTCACACCAAGGTGTACTTGTTGAGCGCGGTATGAAATATCCAGCAGATCTTTATCTTGAAGGTTCTGACCAACACCGTGGATGGTTTAACTCATCATTAATTACTTCTGTAGCAATTAATGGCTATGCATCATACAAAGGCTTATTAACACATGGCTTCGTTTTAGATGGTGATGGACGTAAAATGAGTAAATCACTAGGAAACGTAATTATTCCTGAAAAAGTAATGAACCAATATGGCGCAGATATTCTTCGTCTATGGGTAGCATCTGTTGACTATACAGGTGACGTTCGTATCTCAATGGATATGTTAAAACAAATTTCAGAAGTGTATCGTAAAATCCGTAATACTTTACGTTTCTTACATGGTAATCTTCATGATTTCGATGCAAATACAAATCGTGTTGCCTATGAAGAATTACGTGAAGTAGATCAATATGTATATATGCGTTTACAAGATGTATTAAAACATGTTCGTGCAGCATATGACCGTTATGATTTTGCATCTGTATACCATACAATCAATAACTTTGTAGCGGTTGAATTATCTGCATTCTACTTAGATATTGCAAAAGATGTTGTGTACATCGAAGGTACTGATAATAAAGATCGCCGTTCAATGCAAACAGTAATGTATGATACTTTATTAACACTTCTTAAAGTACTTACACCAATCATCCCTCACACTACGGATGAATTATGGTCTTACTTAAATGCAGAAGAGGCTTCTGTTCAATTAACGGATTTCCCAGAAGTGGATGAATACGAAAACTTTGGTGAGTTACGTACGAAGTGGGAAAAAGTCATTGATTTACGTGATGAAGTTTTAAAAGCACTTGAAGAAGCTCGTAATGCGAAAACAATCGGTAAATCATTAGAAGCGAAAGTAACAATTTATGCAAATGAGGATGTTGTTGCTTTACTTCAAGATGAATCAATTAACTTTGCACAATTAAACATTGTTTCACAATTTGTTGTAGCTGGTGAAAAAGCGCAAGCGCCTGAAAATGCGCTAGTGCTAGAACTTGCCGCAATCGTTGTTGAAAAAGCGGATGGAGAAAAATGTGAACGCTGCTGGTCTTACGCAGATACAGTTGGTCAAGTGGAAGCACACCCAACATTATGTTCTCGTTGTGCAGATGTTGTTGAAAAACAATACGTATAATCATTAAGACGCCTAAATCCGGGTTGCTCATAAGTCGGTTTAATCTGACTCTTATGGGCAACCTTTTTATTAGAAAAGCGGAGAACGCCTCTAAAAAGAGAAGCGAGATTAAAATCCCGACATTCGTAGAAACCAATTCTTCTAACCAATACATTTGGTA
Coding sequences:
- a CDS encoding RNA-binding protein, encoding MEHLIQHFRKDEQTFIEKVIGWLREVEDRYAPKLTDFLDPRQRFIVNSVIGQNEDLVIHSEGIFGEAERERILICPSYFEPQKEDFQITIFEIQYPSKFVQIKHPDVLGALLSIGMDRTKFGDIRIEDELIQFAVATEVADYIQTNLTSIGKAKVRLEQVDSQKKLIQTTDIWNDKNYTASSMRLDVILGTVLNMSRQKSQALIKAGKVKVNWTVRESTSFELQEGDIISARGFGRMKVLMIEGRTKKDKIRLQVGHLEQK
- a CDS encoding DivIVA domain-containing protein — its product is MPLSPLDIHNKEFTRGFRGYAEDEVNEFLVQIIKDYEIILREKKELEEKLKIMTEQMSHYDSLRDTLEKSIMVAQEAAEDVKRNSQKEAKLIMKEAEKNADRIVNEALSKARKIAIEIDELKKQSKVFRNRFKMLVEAQLDLLNTNDWDQLMEYDIGLTEIQEHARRDDEQELTEEELKNLL
- the ileS gene encoding isoleucine--tRNA ligase; this encodes MVEYKDTLSMPKTDFPMRGNLPANEPKIQEKWNEMDINALVNERTKDRPVFVLHDGPPYANGDIHIGHALNKVIKDMINRHRSMTGYHVPYVPGWDTHGLPIEQALTNKGVKRKELTIAEFRELCEKYAYEQIENQKTQFRRLGVRGDWENPYITLKPEFESRQIEVFGKMAEKGYIYKGLKPVYWSPSSESALAEAEIEYKDVKSPSIYVSFAIKDAKGVVPEDAKFIIWTTTPWTIPANLGITLNAEITYVVVAVNDNKFIIAKDLLETVSQALEWENAEVVQEVKGQELEYVVAKHPIYDRDSLIMVGEHVTTDAGTGCVHTAPGHGEDDFNVSKKYGLPVLSPVNDQGCYTSEAPGFEGLFYDDANKVITEKLKEVGALEKLSFFTHSYPHDWRTKKPVIYRATPQWFCSVEAFRGELLEAVQSTTFTPAWGETRLYNMIRDRGDWCISRQRAWGVPIPVFYAENGEEIITPETIAHVSQLFREHGSNIWFQREAKELLPEGFTHPGSPNGKFSKENDIMDVWFDSGSSHQGVLVERGMKYPADLYLEGSDQHRGWFNSSLITSVAINGYASYKGLLTHGFVLDGDGRKMSKSLGNVIIPEKVMNQYGADILRLWVASVDYTGDVRISMDMLKQISEVYRKIRNTLRFLHGNLHDFDANTNRVAYEELREVDQYVYMRLQDVLKHVRAAYDRYDFASVYHTINNFVAVELSAFYLDIAKDVVYIEGTDNKDRRSMQTVMYDTLLTLLKVLTPIIPHTTDELWSYLNAEEASVQLTDFPEVDEYENFGELRTKWEKVIDLRDEVLKALEEARNAKTIGKSLEAKVTIYANEDVVALLQDESINFAQLNIVSQFVVAGEKAQAPENALVLELAAIVVEKADGEKCERCWSYADTVGQVEAHPTLCSRCADVVEKQYV